A single Eleginops maclovinus isolate JMC-PN-2008 ecotype Puerto Natales chromosome 5, JC_Emac_rtc_rv5, whole genome shotgun sequence DNA region contains:
- the nthl1 gene encoding LOW QUALITY PROTEIN: endonuclease III-like protein 1 (The sequence of the model RefSeq protein was modified relative to this genomic sequence to represent the inferred CDS: deleted 1 base in 1 codon), translating into MPHVCWRTRICYVVRTLTMTSPYFMQSRPVITRSGDQNAASLRSKLTNRRRNQGPGSSVAVKVEQEEARISEQGPSSAPLSTGACHPKAETDPFPLSSHSRRRKQLKVEYDEDEGVTPVKTEHWEPPDWKKQLGYIREMRSGRDAPVDNMGAEKCYDSEAPAHARRFQVLVSLMLSSQTKDQVTAAAMKKLRAHGCTADNILNTDDEALGKLIYPVGFWRTKVKYLKLTSAILQKEFGGDIPDSVEGLVRLPGVGPKMAHLAMDIAWDQVSGIGVDTHVHRISNWLGWLKKPTKTPEQTRKALEEWLPRELWSEINWLLVGFGQQVCLPVKPLCSVCLNQQSCPSAHKISPTKRPKAASPRSPDPTSAATVKTEPGEQSEVKKEPLHTPVSPNARKIKTKVKY; encoded by the exons ATGCCTCACGTGTGCTGGAGAACGAGGATCTGTTATGTAGTCCGGACTTTAACTATGACCTCTCCCTATTTCATGCAGAGCAGGCCTGTTATCACTCGGAGTGGTGATCAAAATGCAGCCTCTCTCAGGTCCAAACTCACCAACAGACGGAGGAATCAGGGTCCAGGTTCTTCGGTGGCGGTGAAGGTAGAGCAGGAGGAGGCGAGGATCTCCGAGCAAGGACCCTCCTCGGCCCCCTTATCCACGG GTGCTTGCCATCCAAAAGCAGAAACAGATCCTTTCCCATTGTCTTCACACAGCCGCAGAAGGAAACAGCTAAAAGTGGAATATGATGAGGATGAAGGTGTAACCCCGGTGAAGACAGAACACTGGGAACCTCCCGACTGGAAGAAACAACTGGGATACATCCGTGAGATGAGGAGCGGCCGGGATGCACCTGTAGATAACATGGGGGCAGAGAAATGCTACGACTCAGAGGCTCCTGCTCAT gCCAGACGTTTCCAAGTGTTGGTTTCACTCATGCTCTCCAGTCAGACCAAGGACCAGGTTACAGCAGCAGCCATGAAGAAGCTCCGAGCTCACGGCTGCACTGCAGACAATATTCTCAATACTGATGATGAAGCACTGGGGAAACTCATCTACCCTGTCGGCTTCTGGAGG ACTAAGGTGAAGTATCTGAAGCTGACATCGGCCATCCTCCAGAAAGAGTTCGGAGGGGACATCCCAGACAGTGTGGAGGGGCTGGTCCGCCTACCAGGAGTCGGACCAAAGATGGCTCATCTGGCTATGGACATCGCATGGGACCAGGTGTCCGGCATCG gCGTGGACACACACGTGCATCGTATCTCTAACTGGCTGGGCTGGCTGAAGAAACCAACCAAGACCCCGGAGCAAACACGCAAGGCCCTGGAGGAGTGGTTACCCAG GGAGCTTTGGAGTGAGATCAACTGGCTGCTGGTGGGATTCGGGCAGCAGGTCTGTCTCCCCGTCAAGCCGCTCTGCTCCGTGTGTCTGAACCAGCAAAGCTGTCCCTCCGCCCACAAGATTTCTCCTACAAAAAGGCCTAAAGCTGCTTCCCCTCGCTCTCCTGATCCAACCTCTGCCGCCACAGTAAAGACTGAACCTGGAGAACAATCAGAGGTT AAGAAGGAGCCGCTGCACACACCTGTTTCCCCAAACGCACGGAAGATAAAAACCAAGGTTAAATATTGA